In the Uranotaenia lowii strain MFRU-FL chromosome 1, ASM2978415v1, whole genome shotgun sequence genome, catttttgtcatttttgtcatttttgtcatttttgtcatttttgtcatttttgtcatttttgtcatttttgtcatttttgtcatttttgtcatttttgtcatttttgtcatttttgtcatttttgtcatttttgacatttttgacatttttgacatttttgaaattttaacatttttgacatttttgacatttctgacatttttgacatttttgacatttttgacatttttgacatttttgacatttttgacatttttgacatttttgacatttttgacatttttgacatttttgacatttttgtcatttttgtcatttttgtcatttttgtcatttttgtcatttttgtcatttttgtcatttttgtcatttttgtcatttttgtcatttttgtcatttttgtcatttttgtcatttttgtcatttttgtcatttttgtcatttttgtcatttttgtcatttttgtcatttttgtcatttttgtcatttttgtcatttttgtcatttttgtcatttttgtcatttttgtcatttttgtcatttttgtcatttttgtcatttttgtcatttttgtaatttttgtcatttttgtcatttttgtcatttttgtcatttttgtcatttttgtcatttttgtcatttttgtcatttttgtcatttttgtcatttttgtcatttttgtcatttttgtcatttttgtaatttttgtcatttttgtcatttttgtcatttttgtcatttttgtcatttttgtcatttttgtcatttttgtcatttttgtcattttttgtcagttttgtcttaAGCCTGCAATGTTTCATCCTTCTTAAAGTGTTCTGAGCCGGTCGAAAATTGAGATGCAAACGCTAATCCAGCAAGCAAGTTCTTGTATCATCCTATTATATACGGCcctatgcaatttttttcaatcaattgctCACCCTATTCATCATTTGAATGTAATCAATCATTAATTTGAAGAGAAAAACCCAGACGACATATTAAAACAACCAGTTACAAACCATCTCTCTCTCGATCTGATCAGATTGATCAGTTGCTTTGGAGTTCTCGTTAGGGCAAGATGTATTTTAATAGCCGATCTCTATCACTTGCTGCAGTTATCTGCGTCGGGTGGAGTTTGTCTGCCAGTGCAAGTAAGTTTCCTGGTTCTGATGTTTAACCTCTGAAACTAGAAcataaatcagaattcagaattcagaatcagagctcaccaaattttaaagttaagtttTGTGTTAACGATCCATCATCCATATCGCTACAGAACCGATTCAGATCTACGACGCTGAGACAGGAAATTGGGTCGATCTTGCGGTGGCGTCGGCAAAACCGGAAGTGACCACGGAAGTTGAGCAGCTTATGCCGTCATCCACAACATCACCAGAAACGACAACTCCTTCGACAACAGCGATGACACCCCCTTTCTTCGCTCACCCAACCGTTAAGCGAAAGATTTTTCAAACGATTAAAATCTACGACAGGAGTCTCGGAAGGTGGATTGAATATTCGCCGCCGTCTTCGCCAGTTGAATCCGGACAGGAGCGAATCATTCCCATTCAGCTGGACAACGGATCGACCATTATGCCGACCCAAACGCAAACGCAAATGACGAGTTCTACTCCCGCCCCTATCATTAATAGTGGGGGTGATTCATTCCGGAGAACAACGACGGTGGAAAAGTTCAAATGTTCACGGTCACCAATTTCCGGTGTAATATGCCAGAAAATTCCAGATTCACAGGTTTCCGTTTAAAAGCTActgtttttgaaataatgaaaaaaaaatagtttgaaatgcattaaaaaatcgTTCTTTCGTTATCAAAAGAACAGTCCAATACGCAAACCAAATTCATTACGACAAACAAGAATTCCTCTTTGATATTCCCACAAACCGGTCGTAAGGTCGAACTTTCCACCCATAACCTGATAAGGCAGACAGTACATACTTGTTCTTGTTCAGTTGGGATTTCCCACTCGATAAGGGCGACGAGTGAGATCAGTAGAATAGTTCaacttgattttaaaagtttaaaacaaaaaacggaattgaaattttttttggtaaaaaataagaaaggaaATTTTGCGATTTGAGaaaggatatttttgttgttattcccTTAACACAAATCTCTAATAGATACAAACATTGGGCAGAAGTTTgatagatttatttttgaacctACCTGTTATATCAACTGTTCAAATTGACGGACGAATTCGAATCCGTTGTTGGGATTTGAAACGAAACTGTAGCGCTAGCAAACAGTGACATTTGTTCTTTTGTTTATCGATCAAATCGCAACCATGAGCAATGAGTAAACATAATAAACTCTGTGTTTAGAATAAATCAAGTCTAGTCTAAAGCCTACAAAATTTCGGACCTGTTCAATTGCAGCTCACATTCCTTTGAAGGTGCAGAATACATCACTTGTTTAGGCGTAAATTATATGGGCGCATCAACAGAGCTCATATTGAGGCACAGGCTATCAAGCTTCCTGAACTAGCATAGCATATCAAGTCCATTTTTTTGGTCAAACACACACAACAATTTGGCGCAGCAATTCAAGCTCTCAATTCCGGCGCATCATCATCGAAGCAGTTCTAGCTCGCAATTTCGGCGCGGCAATTCAAGCTCGCAATTCAGCGCATCATTCCTAGCTCGCAAGTCGTCGAAGCAGTTCTAGCTCTCAATTTGGCGCAGCATTTCTAGCACAGCAGTTAAAGCTCGCAATTCGGTGCAGCAACTCAAGCTCTCAATTCGGCGCATCATTCCTAGCTCGCAATTCGACCTGGTATTTCTATCTCGCAATTCGGCGCAGCATTTCTAGCTCGCAATTTCTGCGCGGCAATTCAAGCTCGCCTTTTGGCGCATCATTTTTAGCCCATAATTCAGCACAATGTGGAAACCCCATAAATGCCAACGTGAGTGCTGCACTCATTCCTCGATGAGTACATTCAAGTATGATCCGTTGCGTTAGCGATAGCTAACGACGACGAGCTAAAGTAGTGGGCAATAATAGTGGTCGCATCACACATGATGTTTTGATGCATACACAACCGTTTtatggaattttataaattctggaTCTTTCTTCTTTTGGAATCTTGTTTTTGAGAGAGAGAGAAGGCGATCCTTCAAGGAGTTTCCACTTTTGTAGGCATTTTTCAAGCCGTCCTGTAGATGAATCTGGATTATATCGTTAGTAAGTCTCGGATAAAATAGGGGTCATGGGGTAAGTTCTATAAACAGACATTCGGGTTTTCTAAGGGCAATAAACTCCCCCACCTTCTTGCCGAAGTAGTTATGGGTGATTTCGAAAACGATCTGGAAAAGGGATAAACTTTTCCCCTGTGACTGGTGGCGGTACGTGGATGATATTTTCGCATCTGTAAAAGAACGTCATGTCCCTcatatacttaaaaaaataatttttaatcctttttttgttAAGTAAGAGCGTTAAGTGTcttgtcctgtaatacgtcttGTGTAATCGGTCTAACACAAAATGGCACAATCAAGACATAGCAATGAATCAAGAGTCCcactaaaagacaaaaaaacac is a window encoding:
- the LOC129739296 gene encoding uncharacterized protein LOC129739296: MYFNSRSLSLAAVICVGWSLSASAKPIQIYDAETGNWVDLAVASAKPEVTTEVEQLMPSSTTSPETTTPSTTAMTPPFFAHPTVKRKIFQTIKIYDRSLGRWIEYSPPSSPVESGQERIIPIQLDNGSTIMPTQTQTQMTSSTPAPIINSGGDSFRRTTTVEKFKCSRSPISGVICQKIPDSQVSV